A window of Panicum virgatum strain AP13 chromosome 8K, P.virgatum_v5, whole genome shotgun sequence contains these coding sequences:
- the LOC120645099 gene encoding 40S ribosomal protein S29, producing the protein MGHSNVWNSHPKNYGPGSRVCRVCANPHGLIRKYGLMCCRQCFRSNAKDIGFIKYR; encoded by the exons ATGGGCCACTCCAACGTCTGGAACTCGCACCCGAAGAACTACGGGCCCGGATCCCGCGTCTG CCGGGTCTGTGCTAACCCCCATGGGTTGATCAGGAAGTATGGGCTCATGTGCTGCAGGCAGTGCTTCCGCAGCAACGCCAAGGACATTGGCTTCATCAAG